In one window of Pseudodesulfovibrio sediminis DNA:
- the ligA gene encoding NAD-dependent DNA ligase LigA, whose product MASSSVIERAAFLREKIEYHNHRYYVLDAPEITDIEYDALFRELAALEETHPELDDPNSPTRRVGGEPAEGFTPYEHAQRMYSLDNGMNLEAWQAFTERVVKGLDSDDIQYWADPKMDGLAMEVIYEQGRFVRAATRGDGLIGEDVTHNMRTVMNLPLTLRGQAVPELLEVRGEVIMSNVDFAALNTRQAEAGEKVFANPRNAAAGTIRQLDPKVAASRPLQFMGYGIGRVQSGGEESPWTTQQEIMEGLGQLGFAVAAEARLCRTSQDVAAYFETLMAQRDDLPYEIDGVVAKVNSIEMQEALGFTSRAPRWALALKFPAHQIKTRLHAIRIQVGRSGVLTPVAELEPVRLAGVEVSKATLHNKGYIEERDFRIGDTVLIQRAGDVIPQVLSVDLEQRPASARKYEFVMKCPVCGSEAVEDGERVICTNPTCPAKTVQRMIHFVSKAGLDMEGVGKKWVQKLAEEGVLTTPADLFTLKKTDLLKYERMGDKSAEKFIAAIEKARKVAPLWRLVAGLGIRHVGEQTARTLANNFEDLEAIGRVSREELQDLNDVGPVVAESLSTYFQSEEARELFDKFKAIGFWPKGGGVKSEAAESLPLEGKVFIFTGSLPVKRPEAQAMVEAQGGISVNAISKKVDYVVAGEKAGSKIAKAEKLGLDIIDFTTFQALLHTQEQDVSPKPELKKQKSLLDF is encoded by the coding sequence ATGGCTTCATCAAGCGTCATAGAGCGCGCAGCATTCTTGCGTGAAAAAATCGAGTACCATAACCATAGATATTACGTGCTTGATGCACCGGAAATCACCGATATCGAATACGATGCGCTTTTTCGTGAGCTGGCCGCTCTGGAAGAGACGCACCCTGAGTTGGATGATCCCAATTCACCCACCAGGCGTGTGGGAGGAGAGCCTGCCGAAGGGTTTACTCCCTATGAACACGCTCAGCGTATGTACAGCCTGGACAACGGTATGAATCTGGAGGCATGGCAGGCGTTTACGGAGCGTGTGGTCAAAGGTCTGGACAGCGATGACATTCAGTATTGGGCTGATCCGAAGATGGATGGTCTGGCCATGGAAGTGATCTACGAACAAGGGCGGTTTGTCAGGGCGGCAACCCGAGGCGATGGGTTGATAGGTGAAGACGTGACCCATAATATGCGCACTGTCATGAATCTGCCCTTGACGCTTCGTGGACAGGCGGTTCCGGAGTTACTGGAAGTCCGTGGCGAAGTCATCATGTCCAATGTTGATTTCGCCGCACTTAACACTCGACAGGCCGAGGCTGGTGAAAAGGTCTTTGCTAATCCTCGAAACGCGGCAGCCGGGACCATTCGTCAGCTTGATCCCAAAGTGGCAGCATCGCGCCCGTTGCAGTTCATGGGCTATGGCATAGGGCGTGTACAGTCGGGGGGAGAGGAGTCTCCCTGGACCACCCAGCAGGAGATTATGGAAGGGCTTGGGCAACTCGGTTTTGCTGTTGCTGCCGAAGCTCGTTTGTGCCGGACTAGCCAGGATGTCGCAGCGTATTTTGAAACGCTCATGGCTCAGAGGGATGACCTGCCCTATGAGATTGATGGTGTGGTTGCCAAGGTCAACAGCATTGAGATGCAGGAAGCGCTCGGCTTTACCTCCCGCGCTCCCCGTTGGGCGTTGGCGCTCAAATTTCCAGCGCATCAGATCAAGACACGACTCCATGCTATCCGTATCCAGGTGGGCCGGAGTGGCGTGTTGACACCTGTCGCTGAACTGGAGCCGGTTCGACTGGCTGGCGTTGAGGTTTCCAAGGCGACACTCCATAACAAGGGATATATTGAGGAACGGGATTTTCGTATCGGTGATACCGTGCTTATCCAGCGGGCCGGAGATGTCATTCCGCAGGTTTTGTCTGTGGATCTTGAACAGCGTCCTGCATCCGCCAGGAAGTACGAATTTGTCATGAAATGTCCGGTCTGTGGGAGTGAGGCCGTTGAAGATGGGGAGCGGGTGATCTGTACCAACCCGACCTGTCCAGCCAAGACGGTTCAACGAATGATTCATTTTGTTTCCAAGGCCGGGCTGGACATGGAAGGCGTAGGCAAGAAGTGGGTCCAGAAGCTTGCTGAAGAAGGCGTCCTGACAACACCTGCGGATCTTTTCACACTCAAGAAAACCGATCTGCTCAAATATGAGCGTATGGGCGACAAGTCAGCTGAAAAATTTATTGCAGCTATTGAAAAAGCAAGGAAAGTGGCCCCGTTATGGCGACTTGTTGCCGGACTCGGTATCCGTCATGTGGGCGAACAGACAGCCCGCACACTTGCCAATAATTTTGAAGATCTGGAAGCCATTGGCAGGGTTTCGCGTGAAGAGTTGCAGGATTTGAACGATGTCGGTCCTGTTGTCGCTGAAAGCCTTTCAACATACTTTCAGAGTGAGGAAGCCAGGGAACTGTTCGATAAATTCAAGGCCATTGGTTTCTGGCCAAAAGGCGGAGGCGTAAAAAGCGAAGCCGCCGAAAGTCTTCCCCTTGAGGGAAAGGTGTTCATTTTTACCGGCTCATTGCCTGTGAAGCGACCGGAAGCGCAGGCAATGGTCGAAGCGCAGGGCGGCATCTCTGTCAACGCTATTTCCAAGAAGGTGGACTATGTGGTTGCAGGTGAAAAAGCTGGCTCAAAGATCGCCAAAGCCGAGAAGCTGGGACTTGATATTATTGACTTTACGACCTTTCAGGCATTACTGCACACGCAGGAGCAGGACGTTTCTCCAAAGCCTGAACTGAAGAAACAGAAGTCCTTGTTGGACTTCTAA
- the dapB gene encoding 4-hydroxy-tetrahydrodipicolinate reductase gives MAVNIVILGAKGRMGNTLANMTLADDELNLVGACERKGNADGMVYEDCEVSDCLEDLLPKVPGAVVIDFTAPESSVATAKLAARFGNPVVIGTTGINKEQVAELEESAKKAPIFWAPNMSVGVNVLLSFMPKLVEALGEDYDIEVVETHHKMKKDSPSGTALKLAQCLAEARGWEYDDVKKHCRDGIIGERPKKEIGVQTLRGGDVVGDHTMYFFGPGERIEVTHRASTRDTFAAGALRAAKWMSTQKPGKLYAMADMF, from the coding sequence ATGGCAGTCAACATTGTTATCTTAGGTGCCAAGGGACGGATGGGGAATACCCTGGCCAATATGACCCTGGCCGATGATGAACTGAATCTGGTGGGTGCGTGCGAACGTAAGGGCAATGCAGACGGTATGGTCTATGAAGATTGTGAGGTCTCGGATTGTCTTGAAGATTTGCTGCCCAAGGTTCCGGGCGCGGTTGTCATTGATTTCACTGCCCCTGAATCCTCTGTTGCAACCGCGAAACTGGCTGCCAGGTTTGGCAATCCGGTTGTGATCGGCACCACCGGCATCAACAAGGAGCAGGTGGCCGAATTGGAAGAGTCTGCCAAGAAAGCTCCCATCTTCTGGGCACCGAACATGTCTGTTGGCGTCAACGTACTTCTTTCTTTCATGCCAAAGCTGGTTGAGGCTTTGGGCGAGGACTACGACATTGAGGTAGTGGAAACACACCACAAAATGAAGAAGGATTCTCCCAGCGGCACGGCGCTTAAGCTGGCTCAATGCCTGGCTGAAGCGCGTGGCTGGGAATATGATGATGTCAAAAAACATTGCCGTGACGGCATCATCGGCGAACGCCCGAAAAAGGAAATTGGGGTGCAGACCCTGCGCGGTGGCGATGTGGTCGGTGACCACACCATGTATTTCTTCGGCCCAGGCGAGCGTATCGAGGTCACGCATCGTGCGAGTACCCGTGATACCTTTGCGGCCGGTGCGTTGCGGGCGGCGAAGTGGATGTCCACGCAGAAGCCTGGAAAGCTCTATGCCATGGCAGACATGTTCTAG
- the cls gene encoding cardiolipin synthase — MELSLILGIISLLYTTIELTAIFTVFIAVNDTRTPQGAIAWAISLITFPIVALPLYWIFGRPKFHGYVDAIRAGREEFRALIGNEHAIPGVRDLAERRSPHAPRTVFETLARIPFLGGNDLELLIDGPATFEAICAAIERAKRYVLIQFFIVHDDTLGKRIQQLLIRKASEGIRIHFLYDEIGCHNTPNSYWETLRASGVDIRPFHTTKGPGNRFQLNFRNHRKIVVVDGKTAFVGGHNIGDEYMGKSKNFSGWRDTHMRITGPAVLGVQVSFGKDWYWATQDILDLDLSMPAHTGNAEVLALGTGPEDRLEACSLMFIRSIEAAQERFWIASPYFVPDSAVMKAIQLAALRGVDVRIMLPEKADHRLVYLAGFACLKELDLPGVRVYRYTEGFLHQKTFLVDDILAGVGTANLDNRSFRLNFEITMLIEDEPFCQKIEAMFLDDFKRCIETGPDEFDHKNFLYKTAIKFARLFSPIL, encoded by the coding sequence ATGGAACTATCACTCATTCTCGGCATTATCAGCCTGCTGTATACAACTATTGAACTAACGGCGATTTTTACTGTTTTTATTGCGGTCAACGACACACGCACTCCACAAGGAGCCATCGCCTGGGCCATTTCCCTCATTACTTTCCCGATTGTCGCCCTTCCCCTCTACTGGATTTTCGGCCGCCCGAAATTCCATGGCTATGTGGACGCAATCCGTGCCGGTAGAGAAGAGTTCAGGGCCCTCATTGGTAACGAACATGCTATTCCAGGGGTACGGGACCTGGCGGAAAGGCGCAGCCCCCACGCCCCGAGAACAGTCTTTGAGACCCTTGCCAGAATACCCTTCCTGGGGGGTAACGACCTTGAATTGCTCATCGACGGCCCCGCGACTTTTGAGGCTATTTGTGCTGCAATCGAAAGAGCCAAGCGCTATGTCCTGATTCAATTCTTCATTGTCCACGACGATACTCTGGGCAAACGCATACAACAACTCCTGATCAGAAAAGCCAGTGAGGGAATACGGATACATTTTCTCTATGATGAAATAGGCTGCCACAACACGCCGAATTCATACTGGGAGACGCTACGCGCATCCGGCGTTGATATTCGCCCCTTCCATACCACAAAAGGTCCGGGCAACCGGTTCCAACTCAACTTCAGGAATCACCGGAAAATCGTTGTCGTCGATGGAAAAACAGCCTTTGTCGGCGGACACAACATCGGTGATGAGTATATGGGAAAATCCAAAAATTTCAGTGGATGGCGAGATACCCACATGCGCATTACCGGGCCAGCGGTGCTCGGTGTACAAGTCAGCTTTGGCAAGGACTGGTACTGGGCGACACAGGATATCCTCGACCTCGACCTGTCCATGCCCGCCCATACTGGAAACGCCGAAGTTCTGGCTCTCGGGACCGGCCCGGAAGACCGGCTGGAAGCGTGCTCACTGATGTTCATCCGGTCTATCGAAGCAGCCCAGGAGCGTTTCTGGATCGCCAGCCCCTACTTCGTACCCGACAGTGCGGTCATGAAAGCCATCCAGCTCGCAGCCTTACGCGGCGTGGATGTCCGTATCATGCTGCCGGAGAAAGCCGATCACCGCCTCGTTTATCTAGCCGGATTCGCTTGCCTCAAGGAGCTGGACTTGCCCGGTGTCCGGGTCTATCGCTACACTGAAGGCTTTTTACACCAGAAAACCTTCCTCGTGGACGACATCCTCGCAGGTGTGGGAACCGCCAATCTGGACAACCGCTCATTCAGACTCAACTTCGAAATCACCATGCTCATCGAAGATGAACCCTTTTGCCAGAAAATCGAAGCCATGTTTCTGGATGATTTCAAACGCTGTATCGAAACCGGGCCTGACGAATTCGACCACAAGAATTTCTTATACAAAACCGCCATCAAATTTGCCCGGCTGTTTTCCCCGATCCTGTAA
- a CDS encoding MATE family efflux transporter produces MSDTHTSSSARHSYIDKPNRTLITLTIPVLFSLVAEPLTGLADTAFVARMPGSEPVAALGIGTVAFSSMFWAFTFLGIGTQTAVAQDSGGGDRSHSVKVLSVACLLAAVIGLMLMLGAMWFLEPIAGIFGAMGQVNDLACDYMTYRLMGAPAVLISLACFGGLRGVQDMRTPLYVAVGINLINLPLDWLLIFGIGPIAPMGVAGAAIASTVSQWIGAIWCLLAVKSSIGLTWDMKGAGVSKLMKVGGDLFVRTGAVLIYLALCTRVANRFGADEGAAFQAIRQFFTFSALFLDAFAITGQSLVGFFLGSNDRFQAKRVAKSVCLWSFGTGVAMCVLMLLGQEGVAWLLVPPAAYGVFAPGWIVVALTQPIGSLSFATDGIHWGAGDFRYLRNSMIIAVAVSCVCILAIKAIHPDHVLVYIWLTTALWTFIRAGFGFVRIWPGIGKAPLANI; encoded by the coding sequence ATGTCAGACACGCATACTTCTTCTTCAGCACGCCATTCATATATCGACAAACCCAATCGGACTTTGATTACTCTGACCATACCGGTTTTGTTTTCTCTGGTTGCAGAGCCGTTGACCGGCCTTGCGGATACCGCGTTCGTGGCGCGGATGCCCGGCTCGGAACCCGTGGCGGCTCTGGGTATCGGAACCGTCGCCTTTTCGTCCATGTTCTGGGCGTTTACCTTCCTCGGTATCGGTACGCAGACAGCCGTGGCTCAGGATTCCGGAGGGGGCGACAGAAGCCACTCCGTTAAAGTGCTTTCCGTGGCGTGCCTGTTGGCGGCAGTAATCGGCCTGATGCTTATGCTTGGTGCAATGTGGTTTTTGGAACCAATAGCCGGTATCTTTGGAGCAATGGGACAGGTCAATGATCTCGCTTGCGACTATATGACCTATCGTCTTATGGGCGCACCCGCTGTCCTGATATCGCTGGCCTGTTTTGGTGGGTTGAGAGGAGTGCAGGATATGCGTACGCCTCTCTATGTCGCCGTAGGCATCAACCTTATCAACCTCCCTTTGGATTGGTTGCTCATATTCGGCATCGGGCCCATCGCTCCCATGGGGGTCGCGGGTGCGGCGATCGCAAGCACGGTCAGTCAATGGATTGGAGCCATCTGGTGTCTACTGGCTGTCAAATCGAGTATCGGATTGACGTGGGACATGAAAGGAGCCGGGGTCAGTAAACTGATGAAAGTGGGAGGAGACCTGTTCGTACGAACCGGGGCCGTGCTCATTTATCTGGCTCTCTGTACCCGTGTTGCCAATCGGTTCGGGGCAGACGAAGGCGCTGCATTTCAGGCCATCCGTCAATTCTTCACTTTCTCTGCATTGTTTCTGGATGCTTTTGCCATCACCGGGCAAAGTCTGGTCGGTTTTTTTCTTGGATCAAATGACCGATTCCAGGCCAAGCGAGTGGCAAAATCAGTATGCTTGTGGAGTTTTGGCACTGGTGTTGCCATGTGTGTGCTTATGTTGCTGGGGCAGGAGGGAGTGGCCTGGCTTCTGGTTCCCCCGGCGGCCTACGGGGTCTTTGCTCCCGGGTGGATTGTGGTCGCCTTGACGCAACCTATTGGTTCATTGTCTTTCGCGACCGATGGTATTCATTGGGGAGCCGGCGATTTCAGGTATCTGCGTAACTCCATGATTATTGCTGTGGCTGTCAGTTGCGTCTGCATACTGGCCATTAAGGCAATACATCCTGACCATGTTCTGGTCTATATTTGGCTGACCACAGCGCTGTGGACATTTATCCGAGCCGGGTTCGGCTTTGTTCGAATTTGGCCCGGTATAGGGAAAGCCCCACTGGCGAATATATGA
- a CDS encoding Hpt domain-containing protein, protein MKKEIIDSKFMESMESKRPFLKRMFTVFISQEPKRIQEIKDAMEARDIERLRYLAHSLKGGAATIGVERVRECCLNLENASKAEDMDAAMTHFDNLESEMRKAYAFMFKYLADH, encoded by the coding sequence GTGAAAAAAGAAATTATAGACAGCAAATTCATGGAATCAATGGAGAGCAAACGCCCGTTTCTCAAGCGAATGTTCACTGTCTTCATTTCCCAGGAGCCGAAACGCATTCAGGAAATCAAAGACGCCATGGAAGCCAGGGATATCGAACGGTTACGCTACCTAGCCCACTCATTAAAAGGAGGGGCCGCCACCATAGGCGTCGAACGCGTACGTGAGTGCTGTCTGAACCTGGAAAACGCATCAAAGGCTGAAGACATGGATGCCGCCATGACGCATTTTGACAATTTGGAATCTGAAATGCGCAAAGCGTACGCCTTCATGTTCAAATATCTGGCTGATCACTAA
- a CDS encoding ACT domain-containing protein, with amino-acid sequence MKVNQLSIFLENRSGRLAEVTRILSEADVNIRALSLADTSDFGILRLIVSDFDKAKEKLKEAGFTVGRTSVVAVEVSDAPGGLHNILSMLQDAGINVEYMYAFVRQSGDSAVLIFRFDRTDQGIELLQKNGIATIPGDKLYAM; translated from the coding sequence ATGAAAGTCAATCAACTCTCCATATTTCTGGAAAACCGCTCCGGTCGTCTGGCCGAAGTCACTCGCATTCTATCCGAAGCCGATGTCAACATCCGCGCCCTGTCTCTTGCGGACACATCGGATTTCGGCATTCTGCGCCTGATCGTATCCGATTTTGACAAAGCCAAGGAAAAACTCAAGGAAGCCGGATTCACCGTCGGTCGTACCTCTGTGGTCGCCGTCGAAGTCTCTGACGCCCCCGGCGGACTGCACAACATTCTGAGCATGCTGCAGGATGCCGGTATCAATGTGGAATACATGTACGCATTCGTCCGTCAGTCAGGAGACTCAGCTGTTCTGATCTTCCGCTTTGATCGTACAGATCAGGGCATTGAACTTTTGCAGAAAAACGGCATCGCCACCATCCCCGGCGACAAGCTGTACGCAATGTAA
- a CDS encoding phenylacetate--CoA ligase family protein: MIYDVQQETLPREDLEKLQLRRLQAVCERVYANVPFYKKKFDEKGIKPQDIKSLKDITLLPFTVKQDLRDQYPFGLFAVPKDQIVRIHSSSGTTGTATVVGYTARDIKNWGELMARSLVASGASASDTVHNAYGYGLFTGGLGAHYGAEALGATVIPISGGATRRQVTLLKDFAPDVICCTPSYALFLAETGEDMGIDIRDLPLRIGIFGAEPWTNEMRLEIEKKLGIKAIDIYGLSEIMGPGVAIECHEAQDGLHIQEDHFLAETIDPVSGEPVAPGEEGELVFTTLTKEGIPLIRYRTRDLTTLNTTPCICGRTTARMKRVTGRSDDMLIIRGVNVFPSQIESILIETEGLTPHYQLIVERHGNLDTLEVQVEVNESMFSDEIKSLQRVESKVMKNIKEFLGVTAKVKLVEPKTIERSMGKAKRIIDNR; this comes from the coding sequence GTGATTTACGACGTACAACAAGAGACCCTTCCCAGAGAGGACCTGGAAAAACTCCAGTTAAGACGCCTTCAGGCCGTGTGCGAACGGGTTTATGCCAACGTCCCGTTCTACAAGAAAAAATTTGATGAAAAAGGGATCAAACCTCAAGATATCAAGTCCCTTAAAGACATCACCTTGTTGCCGTTCACGGTAAAACAGGATCTGCGCGACCAATACCCCTTCGGGCTGTTCGCTGTTCCCAAGGACCAGATCGTCCGCATCCACTCTTCTTCCGGTACCACGGGTACCGCGACGGTCGTTGGCTATACTGCCCGCGACATCAAGAACTGGGGAGAGCTTATGGCCCGCTCCCTGGTGGCCTCTGGTGCATCCGCATCCGACACCGTGCACAACGCTTACGGTTACGGCCTCTTCACTGGTGGGCTGGGAGCGCACTACGGCGCTGAAGCCCTGGGCGCGACCGTTATTCCCATCTCCGGCGGAGCCACTCGCAGACAGGTCACTCTGCTCAAGGACTTTGCCCCGGATGTCATCTGCTGTACCCCCTCCTACGCTTTGTTCCTGGCTGAAACCGGCGAGGATATGGGTATTGATATCCGCGATCTGCCACTGCGCATCGGCATCTTCGGCGCAGAACCGTGGACCAATGAAATGCGTCTTGAAATCGAGAAGAAACTCGGCATCAAGGCCATTGATATTTATGGACTTTCAGAAATCATGGGACCAGGCGTTGCCATTGAATGTCACGAAGCGCAGGATGGCCTGCACATTCAGGAAGACCACTTCCTGGCAGAGACCATTGACCCGGTCTCCGGCGAACCCGTTGCTCCTGGCGAAGAAGGCGAGCTGGTCTTCACGACTCTGACCAAGGAAGGCATCCCGCTGATTCGGTATCGCACCCGCGACCTGACCACCCTGAACACCACACCGTGCATATGCGGCCGCACAACAGCCCGCATGAAACGCGTCACCGGCCGTTCTGACGACATGCTCATCATCCGCGGTGTCAACGTCTTCCCGTCCCAAATCGAATCCATTCTCATCGAAACTGAAGGGCTTACCCCGCACTACCAACTCATCGTCGAACGCCATGGCAACCTCGACACCCTGGAAGTACAGGTGGAAGTGAACGAATCCATGTTCTCGGACGAGATCAAGAGTTTACAGCGTGTGGAATCAAAGGTAATGAAAAATATCAAAGAATTCCTCGGCGTCACAGCCAAGGTCAAACTGGTTGAACCTAAAACCATTGAGCGCTCCATGGGAAAAGCCAAGCGCATCATCGACAACAGATAA
- a CDS encoding nitroreductase family protein — translation MQLRELMELNRTRRKFDQSQPIDVGTLEALVELTRFMPSGMNKQPLKYIVTTEPDQCDAIFPLLGWAGYLPDWKGPDKGEQPTGYIIMMLDTAIADSPGCDHGIACQSIMLGAVEQGLGGCIIATVNRKKLARIFDLDDRFEILMVLALGVPAQEVVIEPLPSDGDIKYWSGENGRHHVPKRSLDELLIGRFPAK, via the coding sequence ATGCAGTTGAGAGAGCTGATGGAACTGAATCGGACAAGACGAAAATTCGATCAGTCACAGCCCATTGATGTCGGAACGTTGGAGGCGCTGGTGGAGCTGACGCGTTTCATGCCATCCGGGATGAACAAGCAGCCGCTCAAGTATATAGTCACAACAGAGCCGGATCAATGTGACGCCATATTTCCTCTGCTTGGATGGGCCGGATATCTTCCGGACTGGAAAGGCCCGGATAAGGGCGAGCAGCCGACCGGGTATATCATAATGATGCTTGATACTGCGATTGCGGATTCGCCCGGCTGTGATCATGGCATTGCGTGTCAGTCCATAATGCTCGGTGCCGTTGAGCAGGGGCTGGGCGGATGCATCATCGCCACGGTGAACAGGAAAAAACTGGCCCGGATATTCGACCTTGACGACAGGTTTGAGATCCTTATGGTGCTAGCGCTTGGTGTTCCGGCTCAGGAAGTGGTAATAGAACCTCTTCCCTCTGACGGCGACATCAAGTATTGGAGCGGAGAGAACGGCAGACATCATGTGCCGAAACGGAGTCTGGATGAGCTTCTGATTGGGCGATTCCCAGCGAAATAG
- the rsfS gene encoding ribosome silencing factor: MLNKEKKFQDISSEEKARIVAQWLDEKQGEDVIVLDVSKISSVTDMTIIVSARGVKHAKALAENILQRSAEEKLEFLSMEGHKTGEWVLVDLNDVLVHIFLVELRDFYNIEGMWSEALTIDI; the protein is encoded by the coding sequence TTGTTGAATAAAGAAAAGAAATTTCAGGACATTAGCAGCGAAGAAAAAGCCCGTATCGTGGCGCAGTGGTTGGATGAAAAACAAGGCGAAGATGTCATTGTGCTGGATGTGTCCAAAATCAGCTCCGTGACGGATATGACCATTATCGTGTCAGCCCGAGGTGTGAAGCATGCCAAGGCGCTTGCCGAAAACATCCTGCAACGGTCCGCCGAAGAGAAACTCGAATTTCTGAGCATGGAAGGTCATAAGACCGGCGAATGGGTGTTGGTGGACCTCAATGATGTCCTAGTGCACATCTTCCTGGTTGAACTCAGGGACTTTTACAACATTGAAGGCATGTGGTCCGAAGCGCTCACAATTGACATTTAG
- the gpmI gene encoding 2,3-bisphosphoglycerate-independent phosphoglycerate mutase produces MAEMTKTLLLILDGWGLAPEGKGNCVRNAATPFLDGLFETYPHSQLLCSGRSVGLPDGFMGNSEVGHMNIGGGRVIYQDMTRIDMAIEDGSFADNAVLKDLMDKTRAGTGRLHLMGLVSDGGVHSHQNHIYALLEAAKAAGLEQVFVHVFMDGRDTGPTSGLGYVRQLMEKMETLGIGQVATVSGRYWAMDRDKRFERVEVAYKALIEGEGVEINDPLVGIQASYDAGENDEFIKPSIVTGVDGTIGDGDGLFFFNFRADRAREISRAVFEKDFSEFERGKMVEPAMFATMTQYESTFPLAMAFPPESYDGTLGEVVCEHGMKQLRIAETEKYAHVTYFLNCGREEPFEGEDRVMIPSPREVATYDLKPQMSADEVADTLIGKWGGYDLVVCNLANLDMVGHTGIIEAANQACVTVDACVKRIVNTVIESGGRVLLTADHGNAEQMIAEDGSPHTAHSLNPVPLVYIEKGCESVALDEGILGDLAPTILGLWDIELPAAMTGRNLVKKG; encoded by the coding sequence ATGGCCGAGATGACCAAAACCCTGCTGCTGATTCTTGATGGATGGGGACTCGCTCCTGAGGGCAAGGGAAATTGCGTGCGGAATGCCGCAACGCCGTTCCTTGATGGATTATTCGAGACGTATCCTCATTCACAATTGCTGTGCTCCGGGCGTTCCGTCGGTCTGCCTGATGGGTTCATGGGGAATTCGGAAGTTGGGCATATGAACATCGGCGGCGGTCGTGTCATTTATCAGGACATGACCCGGATAGACATGGCCATCGAAGATGGTTCCTTTGCTGACAACGCTGTCCTCAAGGACCTCATGGACAAGACCCGGGCGGGTACTGGGCGTTTGCATCTCATGGGGCTGGTTTCAGACGGTGGTGTGCATAGTCATCAGAATCATATTTATGCGCTTCTGGAAGCCGCAAAGGCTGCGGGTCTGGAGCAGGTGTTCGTCCATGTGTTCATGGACGGGCGTGACACCGGTCCAACGAGCGGGTTGGGATATGTTCGCCAGCTTATGGAAAAAATGGAAACACTCGGCATCGGACAGGTCGCGACAGTCAGTGGCCGGTATTGGGCCATGGATCGCGACAAACGATTTGAACGGGTGGAAGTGGCCTACAAGGCGTTGATTGAAGGCGAGGGCGTTGAGATCAACGATCCGCTTGTCGGTATTCAGGCCTCCTATGACGCCGGTGAAAACGATGAGTTCATCAAACCGAGCATAGTGACCGGTGTTGATGGAACCATCGGTGACGGTGACGGCCTCTTCTTTTTCAACTTTCGTGCAGATCGCGCTCGAGAAATCAGTCGGGCTGTCTTCGAAAAGGATTTCAGTGAATTTGAACGTGGCAAAATGGTTGAACCAGCCATGTTTGCGACCATGACGCAGTATGAATCAACCTTCCCGTTGGCTATGGCATTTCCCCCGGAAAGCTATGATGGCACTCTGGGCGAGGTTGTGTGTGAGCACGGCATGAAGCAATTGCGTATCGCCGAGACTGAGAAATATGCCCATGTGACCTACTTCCTCAATTGTGGACGCGAAGAGCCTTTTGAAGGAGAGGATCGTGTCATGATTCCGTCTCCGCGTGAGGTGGCTACCTACGACCTCAAGCCGCAGATGAGTGCGGATGAAGTCGCGGACACATTGATCGGGAAGTGGGGGGGCTATGACCTTGTTGTTTGCAACCTGGCCAACCTCGACATGGTCGGTCATACCGGCATTATCGAAGCGGCCAATCAGGCGTGTGTCACGGTTGACGCCTGTGTGAAGCGCATCGTTAACACGGTCATCGAGTCCGGCGGACGCGTTCTGCTTACGGCGGATCATGGCAATGCGGAGCAGATGATAGCCGAAGACGGTTCGCCGCATACGGCCCATTCCCTGAATCCGGTGCCTCTTGTCTATATTGAAAAAGGGTGCGAAAGTGTGGCCCTTGATGAAGGAATTCTCGGCGACCTCGCACCCACCATTCTCGGATTGTGGGATATTGAACTGCCTGCTGCGATGACAGGCAGAAACCTGGTGAAAAAAGGATGA